GGGTAATCCCAAAGTATCTGGAGTGTTACCTATAGGTCTAGAAAATGCTACAAAACTAATAACATATATAACTAAAGCAGAAAAAGAGTACATTTGTGTGATGGAAACTCACGAGAAGGTAAATGTCTCCATAGTTAAAGAAATAGTAGAAGAGTTCAAAGGAAAAATTTACCAAAGACCACCAGTTAGATCCTCAGTAAAGAGGAGATTAAGAACAAGAAAAGTTTTCGACATAGAAATTCTGGAAGAAAAGGATGGTAAACTGTTCTTATTGAAGATCTCGTCAGAGCCAGGTACTTACATGAGAAAAATATGCCATGATATAGGAATTATACTAGGTACTGGAGCACATATGAGAGAATTGAGAAGAACTAAATCTGGAACATTTACAGAAGAAGGTTTAGTTACATTACAAGATGTATCTGAAGCATTATACATGTGGAAGAATTGCAAAGACGAAAGCGATTTAAGAAAAATACTGCTTCCAATGGAAATAGGACTTTGCGGAATACCTAAAATTA
This genomic interval from Acidianus sp. HS-5 contains the following:
- a CDS encoding RNA-guided pseudouridylation complex pseudouridine synthase subunit Cbf5, which codes for MLPIGLENATKLITYITKAEKEYICVMETHEKVNVSIVKEIVEEFKGKIYQRPPVRSSVKRRLRTRKVFDIEILEEKDGKLFLLKISSEPGTYMRKICHDIGIILGTGAHMRELRRTKSGTFTEEGLVTLQDVSEALYMWKNCKDESDLRKILLPMEIGLCGIPKIILDDNAVDAIAYGATANAPGIVAYQNFKKGDLVGLITIKGEGIAIGKALVDSNNIQQMKKGEVVRPNRILIKRDVYPRAWK